One Cololabis saira isolate AMF1-May2022 chromosome 12, fColSai1.1, whole genome shotgun sequence DNA window includes the following coding sequences:
- the alas1 gene encoding 5-aminolevulinate synthase, nonspecific, mitochondrial, with the protein MDTVIRRCPFLAAAPRAFLHLARSSSLLSYAQKCPVMMDLASTPLARVLSTSTFVFKETKIKDDPTHKAKSPPGQTASPGVQLVGSKCPFLAAEMVIEVGLELQEDIQEMNNYRTGKTVVDMSAEDLAEVERINAIDSKSLFKPKSFKASHQLKDNLPKGAIFEYDIFFDTKIESKKRDHTYRVFKTVNRRAALFPMADNYSESLQGKRDVSVWCSNDYLGMSRHPTVTRAITDTVRKHGAGAGGTRNISGTSKFHVELEYELADLHDKDAALLFTSCFVANDSTLFTLARMLPGCEIYSDAGNHASMIQGIRNSGVKKFIFRHNDVSHLQELLEKSDPSTPKIVAFETVHSMDGAVCPCQEMCDIAHKFGAITFVDEVHAVGLYGPRGGGIGDRDRVMNKMDIISGTLGKAFGCVGGYIASTSALVDTVRSYAAGFIFTTSLPPMLLAGAKESIKILKSEEGRVLRRKHQRSVKLLRQLLMDSGLPVVYCPSHIIPVRVANAVKNTAICDIMMSRYNIYVQAINYPTVAKGEELLRIAPTPHHTPQMMYYFVDRLVKTWKEVGLELKQQSSAECNFCQQPLYFELMSEREKSYFKGLNHTISTVA; encoded by the exons ATGGACACAGTGATCCGCAGATGCCCCTTCTTGGCTGCTGCTCCCAGAGCGTTCCTCCACCTGGCTAGGAGCTCCTCTCTGCTCAGTTATGCCCAGAAGTGCCCTGTGATGATGGACCTGGCCTCAACACCTCTGGCCAGAGTTCTGTCCACTTCTACGTTTGTTTTCaaggaaacaaaaataaaagatg ATCCAACACATAAAGCAAAGTCGCCTCCAGGACAAACCGCATCACCTGGTGTCCAGCTTGTAGGGTCCAAATGCCCTTTCCTGGCTGCAGAGATGGTAATAGAGGTCGGGTTAGAGCTGCAAGAGGACATCCAGGAGATGAACAATTACCGCACAG GAAAAACGGTTGTGGATATGTCAGCTGAGGATCTTGCAGAAGTAGAGAGGATTAACGCAATAGATTCAAAAAGCCTTTTCAAACCCAAATCTTTCAAAGCATCTCACCAGCTAAAAGATAATCTCCCAAAAG GTGCCATTTTtgagtatgacattttttttgataCCAAGATTGAGAGCAAGAAAAGAGATCACACGTACAGGGTTTTCAAGACGGTGAACCGGCGTGCTGCCTTGTTTCCGATGGCAGACAACTACTCTGAGTCTCTTCAAGGCAAGAGAGACGTGTCTGTGTGGTGCAGCAACGACTACCTCGGTATGAGCCGTCACCCCACAGTCACCCGGGCTATCAC tGATACAGTTCGAAAGCATGGTGCTGGTGCAGGAGGCACACGAAACATTTCAGGAACAAGCAAATTTCACGTGGAACTTGAATATGAACTAGCTGACCTGCATGACAAAGATGCAGCACTGCTGTTCACTTCCTGCTTTGTTGCCAACGATTCCACACTATTTACTCTGGCAAGAATGCTACCAG GTTGTGAAATCTACTCTGACGCTGGTAATCATGCGTCAATGATTCAGGGTATAAGAAACAGTGGTGTCAAGAAGTTTATTTTCCGTCACAATGACGTCAGCCACTTACAAGAGCTGCTTGAGAAGTCAGATCCCTCTACTCCAAAGATTGTTGCGTTTGAGACAGTTCATTCCATGGATG GTGCTGTGTGTCCATGCCAAGAAATGTGTGATATTGCCCATAAGTTTGGTGCCATCACCTTTGTGGATGAAGTGCATGCTGTGGGTCTTTATGGGCCCAGAGGAGGAGGGAttggagacagagacagagtcaTGAACAAAATGGATATCATCTCTGGTACCCTTG GCAAGGCGTTCGGCTGTGTGGGCGGCTACATCGCCAGCACCAGTGCCCTGGTGGACACAGTGCGCTCCTATGCTGCAGGCTTCATTTTCACCACCTCCTTGCCCCCCATGCTGCTGGCCGGAGCAAAGGAATCCATTAAGATCCTGAAGAGTGAAGAGGGTCGGGTGCTCAGGAGGAAACATCAGAGGAGTGTCAAGCTGCTACGACAGTTGCTGATGGACTCTGGACTTCCAGTGGTCTACTGCCCAAGCCACATTATCCCTGTCCGA GTGGCGAATGCAGTAAAGAATACTGCGATCTGTGACATCATGATGTCTCGTTACAACATCTACGTTCAGGCAATCAACTACCCCACTGTAGCTAAAGGAGAGGAGCTTCTGCGCATTGCCCCAACACCTCACCACACTCCCCAGATGATGTACTATTTTGTTG ACCGGCTGGTGAAGACCTGGAAGGAAGTGGGTTTGGAGCTGAAGCAACAATCGTCAGCAGAGTGTAACTTCTGCCAACAGCCTCTTTACTTTGAGCTGatgagtgagagagagaagtCTTACTTCAAAGGACTCAATCACACAATATCAACAGTGGCCTGA
- the LOC133457007 gene encoding dual specificity protein phosphatase 7-like — translation MSNVRPSKSVEWLRAELQSGGASLLLLDCRPHDLYESSHVHTAISLAMTGLMLRRFKKGNIPIQTIIPKHEDKEKFARRCQTDTVVLYDESGAGWQDGSAASSLLFLLLHKLWQDGCKAYYLEGGFVKFHTEYPERCETLLDSSCPSSSPPMSVLGLRNLQISSDCSDGESDREPGSATEPEESPLPGNQPDFPVQILPYLYLGCAKDSTNLDVLGQYNIKYILNVTPNLPNMFEHDSRFRYKQIPISDHWSQNLSQFFPEAISFIDEARSKRCGVLVHCLAGISRSVTVTVAYLMQRLNLSLNEAYDFVKKKKSNISPNFNFMGQLLDFERTLGRHTPCDNRSTSEEQLFFTTPTNHNVFQLEST, via the exons ATGTCTAACGTGAGGCCGAGTAAGAGCGTGGAATGGCTGCGGGCGGAGCTGCAGTCCGGAGGCGcgtcgctgctgctgctggactgCAGACCGCACGACCTGTACGAGTCCTCGCACGTCCACACCGCCATCAGCCTGGCCATGACGGGGCTCATGCTCCGCAGGTTCAAGAAGGGCAACATACCCATCCAGACTATCATCCCCAAACACGAGGACAAGGAGAAGTTCGCGCGGCGCTGCCAGACGGACACGGTGGTGCTGTACGACGAGAGCGGTGCGGGCTGGCAGGACGGCAGCGCCGCGTCCTCCctgctgttcctgctgctgcacaaactcTGGCAGGACGGCTGCAAAGCCTACTATCTGGAAG GTGGTTTTGTAAAGTTCCACACAGAGTATCCGGAGAGATGTGAGACCCTCCTGGACAGCTCCTGCCCCAGCTCCTCTCCACCCATGTCCGTTCTGGGCCTCAGAAACCTCCAGATCAGCTCCGACTGTTCCGACGGGGAGTCGGATCGGGAGCCCGGCAGCGCCACAGAGCCGGAGGAGAGCCCCCTTCCCGGTAACCAGCCCGACTTCCCTGTCCAGATCCTGCCCTACCTTTACCTGGGCTGTGCTAAGGACTCCACCAACCTGGATGTGTTGGGCCAGTACAACATCAAGTACATCCTAAATGTCACGCCCAATCTGCCCAACATGTTTGAACACGACAGCCGCTTCAGGTATAAACAGATCCCCATCTCGGACCACTGGAGCCAGAACCTGTCCCAGTTCTTTCCAGAGGCCATATCATTTATCG ACGAGGCTCGATCAAAGCGGTGTGGTGTCCTCGTCCACTGCCTGGCCGGCATCAGCCGCTCGGTCACGGTCACCGTGGCCTACCTGATGCAGAGACTCAACCTCTCTCTAAACGAGGCGTACGACTTCGTCAAGAAGAAGAAATCCAACATTTCACCCAACTTCAACTTCATGGGTCAGCTCTTGGACTTTGAAAGGACGCTGGGGCGGCACACTCCCTGCGATAACCGCTCCACGAGTGAAGAGCAGCTCTTCTTCACCACGCCAACCAATCACAACGTCTTTCAGCTGGAGTCAACATGA